The DNA segment GTTCTTCGGTACCTCCTCTAGCTGAGCTGTGTCTGCAGTGGAACCAGAGAATCCTCTTAACCATGAGGCTACTCATCCAGATCCTCACCATCTGCCTGGCACTCTCTGTCTGCCTGGCAGCTCCCACGTGAGTGCTGTTTGCTGGAATCCCCAGTGCTTCTTTTGCTTCTTTTCTCTCTACTTATTGCCTGTGTGCCAATATCTGTATCTGAATCATTATTCTATGCTTCATAGTCACTGAATGAAAACTTAAACACTtagaaaagtatatatatatatcagacttttaactttaaatataaacttgATTTCCTTTATATAACCATTATTTTCTAACTTCTTATGGCCCCTGATCATACCAACAACAATAACCATGACCACAGCAACGACCACGGCAACGACCACGGCAATGACCATGGCAATGACCACGGAAATGACCACGGCAATGACCACGGAAATGACCACGGCAATGACCACGGAAAAGGCCATGGAAATGACCACGGCAATGACCACGGCAATGACCATGGCAAACACCATCACGGTCACTTTGATCGCTGCCAGGAATTAGTGTTTGATGCTGCAATTGAGAACAAGGAAGGAGTCCATTACTTCTTTAAGGGTGAGTTACAAAAAAATCCAAGCATTTCATttgttataaaacaaaatgaagtcCATCTGATAGAGGTAATATTACTGGATGCCAGACATCCAAAATCcatgatgtttaaaatgttatataatatgCCTTATTACTGGGAACATTAAAACAGACATTGCTTTCTTTTTATGTGTAAGTagctgtataaatgtataaaacaaatttCGGTCTATGTGAATGACTAACCCTTGATCACTGATGCTTGCAATCAGATGATCATGTGTTTAAGGGGTTCCAGGGTGAGGGTGAGCTTACAAATAAGACCTTCCCTGAGCTGGATGACCATCTTCTGGGACACGTGGATGCAGCATTCCGTATGCCATCTGAGGACAGTCCTGACCACCATGAACACCTGTATTTCTTCCTGGTACATTATATTAACTTTCACATGCACTATAATGTCCCTTTCCTTTGCATTATTTGTGCTTGCAGGTTACTGAATTTGAATAAttaagttatttaaataaaacttgttAATTTCTGTGTCTTTCTATGTAGGATGACAAGGTTTTCAGCTATGAAAATCACAAGCTGGAAGAAGGATACCCAAAAGCTATCTCTGAAGTATTCCCTGGTATTCCAGATCATTTGGATGCTGCAGTTGAGTGCCACAACCCTGACTGTCCCAAAAACACTGTGGTCTTTTTCAAGGGTATGACTTTTCACTGAATTATAAAACTGCTTCATAAAGAGCGTTAAATAAATGATACAATTAAATGTTACAATTAAATTACACTTATAATCCATGACCCATTACTTATACTCCTTCCTACTCCAGGCCATGAAATCTACCACTATGACATTGAAAGCAAGGAGGTCCATGAGAAAGAATTCAAAAGCATGCCCAACTGCTCTGCTGCCTTCCGCTATGCGGGACATTATTACTGTTTCCACGGCCACGATTTCTCTAAGTTCGACCCCAACACTGGAGAAGTTAATGGCAAATATCCAAAGGAGGCCCGTGAATACTTCATGAGCTGTCCCCATTATGGTAAGTGAAAAGCATGAAGATGAAAGAGTCAGTGTTTAAGCAGAAAACATGATTGCATTTCAGGGTGTTATTGATTTCATGCTGTCTTTGTGCCTAAGGTGAGAAGACTGAGGCAGAACACATTGAGAGAGAGCAGTGCAGCCATGTGCACCTGGATGCCATCACTGAGGATGATGATCATGATCTGTTTGCTTTCAGAGGTTAGTGGATGCagtacacaataacacactactGCATTTAATTGTTAACTAGGTTAtaaactttttcatttatttacgtttttttctctttcttattcACCAGGTCACCACTATCTCAGTAAGATTGATGGCAAATATCATGCTGGCACTATTGAGAGTGGATTTAAAGGTCTTCATGATGACATCGATGCTGCCTTTTCCCATGAAGAGCACATACACATAATCAAGGTTAGTGCTAATCAAATCAGGAAACACTTTTATCATACTGTCTAACCAACATGCTTGTaatctatgcaaaaaaaaaaaagaaatcataataGAAAATCTAGAAATATTCACCATTTGGTTTATGATGGTTCCTTGTAGAATGACAAAATGTATGTCTACAATATATCACACAAACCTGAAGAGCCTCACGCACTCCGAGATGGTTACCCCAAAATGTGAAGGAGTCACTGGGTATTGAAGGTCACATAGATGCTGCCTTTATTTGCCCTAATGAACACATTGTTTATGTCATCCAAGGTAATAAAGCAACAACAATACAATTATAAGTTTGAATGATGTGgtagttttgtgtgtttgatcattttgtgtgtttgtatatgacTTGCAGGTAACAACATATATGAAGTGAACTTGGGAGTACATCCACATACCCATTCTGAGGCAAAACCTATCCCATTTAAGCATGTGGATACTGTCATGTGTGGAGCAAATGGTGTGTCAGTAGTGATTGATGATGATTTCTACCACTATGCTTCCCCTGCTATATTCATTACTGCCAGAATCTTGCCTGGGAAGCAAGATGTAGCCAAAGAACTGCTCGGCTGTGACCATCATgtgtgaaagaaaagagaagataCCACCACATCTAGAGGAGAACCATACACCTTCTATCTTCTCAATGATGTGAGATTCAAGTAGTGTTTGGCCTCAAATGTATTTTCCTACCTCTGGTGCTCTGTTTAAATAAGCCTGAATTTTATTCTACAAACTGCAAATTAagctatgtctctctctctttttaaataGCTGAATCAATACAACAAAGCTATTATGTCTCTGTCAGGGCTGTTGGTAAACATAGAGAACCACCTTGTGCACTTTGTGGCTGATGAAtaaactaaagtaaaaaaaaacattaactgtTCTGTTTTTCATTGACTATTTTCAAGTAGCATGGCCACTGACTGTGCTTTAAACAGATATCAACTCAGATGATttgttttcaaataaaacataaaatacaattaaatgtaaaaaaaaaaaaaaaaagactcaaataAGCATATAATGTTTTTAACGTGCACAATATAACCAAGAGTTTGTGGTACATGGTCACCTGACTATCATAtccatgtgtgctttttgaacatctcattccagatttagtcctaCATTGCTGATATCATCAATTCTTCTGAAAAGGATTTTAAGATTTTTGTAATGCCACAAATGCCCTCTCAGGCAAATCTGTGACTACCTTAATTAACTTTTATTCTAACCAGTGTCAACTGCTGTTTTATACCTTTGTAGGGTAATCAGCCTAAAGTGCTGCACATGGTTATGCCTTTTTGCACACCCTCTTCACCCAATGACTCACTCAGTGCAGATAATAGTGATGGACATTACTAGTTATTTGGTTTTTGATACAATAAGTACTAAGTACTCTCAAGACAGTAACGCCGAAATACAAAGTTTTAATACTTTGGTACTGCTACCAttacaagtgtttttttgtttttgttttgtttttttaaatccattaaTATTAAGCTTAAATATACTACAATGGACTGAATATTCAAACAAACTTTTCTGTAACACAAACCATATTAATATTGTCACATAATGTTTCTACATTACATCCCCTTTCTGTGAAAGAACAAAAGAGTGTTTTCTACTTTTCTTCAAGATCTTGATGCGGTTCTTCACCTGGGATGTACAGCAGTTCATTTTTGCTGAGACTAAGCTTTAGTTGATGCTATCCGTGATAAAATATCTGCCAtactgtaagtgtgtaagtgggGAGAAGAGAATTAGTTGCGTGTCATCTGCATAACATACatagacattctatacaactgCTTCCAGTAGTGTGGCAAAACATACTAAGACCTGTAGATACCACAAAATTTGCATAATATATTAGAAAATTTGTCTTACCTGGGATCCACCACTGAGTTGCATACAACCTAGAAAATTCGAACAGTATCACTTTTATACAGTCTGCAGAAGTCTATAGTGGAGGTGGGTAGTGGCATACCCATTCTTTGGCATGTAAATGTCACTCAGGTCAGTATAAATGCTCATacttagaataaataaatgataatgcTAATCTTTTAATGGTAATATCAATAAACAATTGCTCTAAATCAATGCACAATTTCTCTAAATCAGTGCATAGTTACTCTAAATCAATGAACAGTTACTCTAAATCAATGCACAATGACtctaaatgaatgcaaaattaatttaatagaaTGTGGAATTACCCTAAATCAACCCACTATTACACTGAAATTCCAGAAATCTAAAAGCAGGAGACACTCCCCTGTCTAAATCAATAGAACTGAAGTGGAGCaggtctccagctttaagttcctgagTGTCTACATCTTTGAGGATCTGTCTGGGCACgagaacacttcagctctgttTCGGatatttcttaaggagacttAAGAAAGTTAATCTGCCCTCTGGGATTTCAACTAGCTTTTACTGCTGCATCATTAAAACATCCTAACCAACTCTAACACAGTGTGGTATGGCAGGGTGGTCACAATGCCCAATGCATtttggcacccaactacctgccattagCGCACAGTACACAATAGTTGTCTGCACAGagcacacatcatcatcatcatcaggagCTCCTCACATACAAGTAACAAACTGTAACTCCTTCTTCCTCTATTCTATACTTGAATACAGTgctagtaacgcgttactgcaacaaagttacttttgacagtaactaatactgtaactcgttaccttttaaataaagttactccgttaccgttaccgtatggtgcgttacccgttacttttttttaatgaattcatttcggctgaagtgtagactacagtctaacctgcttacagcagagacgcattgtaggattggtggatgaaccactgtaaacacgaagaagacgcaatgtgggcgtgtctccgtttattcaggtctgtgcggcagtaatggcgagtcgaagtgagagcaagacgagtttctcaaagtggaaatatgctcattatttcactttagttgagtataaatacaaaaacttttagtcaaatgtaagctgtgtctttctggttcgaaggtcgtgtctactgcgataaacagcaactccagaaactccatgactcgacgaagctagaagctagaagctaaaagctaacccggtgttctgttctacattgttgatagttttcatacttaagctgtgaaagaaacgtttttaagagctcaacacaacagcttttatgatgcagaagccactttagtttttgattctgaatatattattcagcttcttttgttatttatttcagaaatccttgtgatatattcagtaactttttgaatgaagtaacgagtaactgtaactagttactattttttagtaacaagCGCAACACTGCTTGTATAGATATATTGTATACTTCTATTCTCCTATCATGAAGGAGATGgtttactgatttactgatttactgacAGAAATCATCATGCAACTCAGCTTCAACCTGTACATTCTAAATCATCTCTGTGtaattataactgtttataattgtaatcaataaaatcatagatgatccactgtggtgactcCTAACCGGAGCAGCCGTAAAAAGAATTATAAGATTTTCCATATATCTTAATTTCAACTGTACATACACTGTGCATAACTTTTGTACaggtttaaatatttcaatatatatatatatatatatatatatatatatatatatatatatatatatatatatatatatatatatatatatatatatatatatatatatatatatatatatatatatatatagtgaaatacatacatacatacatacatacatacatacatacatacatgtcaagtcaagtttatttctatagcgcttttcacaacagacattgtctcaaagcagctttacagaaatcaacagtcaaggtgaatggtgtgcattcatccctgatgagcaaatgactgtggcaaagaaaaaactcccttagatgtaatgaggaagaaacctttagaaggaaccagactcaaaaggggaacccatcctcatttggttgacattaagagtttgatcataaatctttcaacaatacagaacactagagagtgagaactaacatgagcactggagtgcaAGATTATGAGTAAAGTCCTTTCTACAggcttatacagtctttatggttataaaactaggatctactgagctcaacatttgtgatcatcacagattcagcatcagcttctccatgccagagcctttaccactccaggaggtccaatgtcaaaaccacacatgtagtgggatccaattggcactggtaggTCCGTAGATGGTCctggatgtttgcgagttcggcatctacttcttcgaaggtccataatcttcatgaggtgggacgtgactggagctggccgacctcaggatgcctcgggatggagagagaaagagaagcagtggagaggaattagcgtagcttctgttcatgatattaacagcacaagttgataatgtgcatgagATCAGATGTTCCggaggttatgatgtgagacatatgttatgtgtaggctttgctaaaaagatatgtttttaatcggCACTTAAAatgggagagtgtgtctaagccccaaacactgtcaggaagactattccagactTTAGGAGCTAagtgtgagaatgatctaccatttttagtggactttgctattctaggaactactagaagcccagagttttgaggtctcagggagcatgacggattgtagcatgttaaaagactaacgagatacatgggagccaaaccatttagtgctttaaaagtaagaagtagtagtttgaaATCTATTCGAAatttaacaggaagccagtgcagggatgataagaatggggttatatgatcatattttcttgaccttgtaagaactctggctgctgcattctgaactaactgaagcttgtttattaatgattcaGGACAttcacctagtaatgcattacaatggtcttttctggaggtcatgaatgcatgtacgagcttctctgcatcagatatagataacgtgtcttaacttagaaatatttctaaggtgaaagaaggctgcttttgtaacttggttgatatgattattaaaagacaagttgctgtctaaaataactcccaggtcttttactgttgaactagtggttacagaacatccgtctaaatgcaggttgagatgctggtgcttctgtatactggtttttgggccgatgagcaaaatctccatcttatcagaatttaatagtagaaagttatgggtcatccaatctcttattttttaacacactcagttatgcgagctaattgagctgtatcgcctggttttgatgagatatacagctgggtatcatcagcataacaatggaagctaatttcatgccttctaataatatttcctaagggaagcatctatattgtgaaaagcaggggtcctagaactgaaccttgtggcacaccataatttactagcattagcctggataacTCTCTATTtaagtctacgaaatggtaacgatcggacaggtaggatttaactGTAATCTCAAATGagcagaaacattttttttatttatcttttatttgtacttttatttattaatttataatgtgtctaataaaaatgtctacactcatttctttttttctgacaaAAAGTATCAACTCATGTTTTTAGGTATATAATTGTCCAGACCTC comes from the Silurus meridionalis isolate SWU-2019-XX chromosome 3, ASM1480568v1, whole genome shotgun sequence genome and includes:
- the hpxa gene encoding LOW QUALITY PROTEIN: hemopexin (The sequence of the model RefSeq protein was modified relative to this genomic sequence to represent the inferred CDS: inserted 1 base in 1 codon), with translation MRLLIQILTICLALSVCLAAPTNDHGNDHGNDHGNDHGNDHGNDHGNDHGNDHGKGHGNDHGNDHGNDHGKHHHGHFDRCQELVFDAAIENKEGVHYFFKDDHVFKGFQGEGELTNKTFPELDDHLLGHVDAAFRMPSEDSPDHHEHLYFFLDDKVFSYENHKLEEGYPKAISEVFPGIPDHLDAAVECHNPDCPKNTVVFFKGHEIYHYDIESKEVHEKEFKSMPNCSAAFRYAGHYYCFHGHDFSKFDPNTGEVNGKYPKEAREYFMSCPHYGEKTEAEHIEREQCSHVHLDAITEDDDHDLFAFRGHHYLSKIDGKYHAGTIESGFKGLHDDIDAAFSHEEHIHIIKNDKMYVYNISHKPEEPHALRDGYPKXVKESLGIEGHIDAAFICPNEHIVYVIQGNNIYEVNLGVHPHTHSEAKPIPFKHVDTVMCGANGVSVVIDDDFYHYASPAIFITARILPGKQDVAKELLGCDHHV